One Oreochromis niloticus isolate F11D_XX linkage group LG16, O_niloticus_UMD_NMBU, whole genome shotgun sequence genomic window carries:
- the LOC109197693 gene encoding C-type lectin domain family 4 member A-like produces the protein MEEIYINLKPVKTIQSRSALNERGPRSSQRFPAGLILCLGLLSFFLLAGLIIVSTLYFYSTQCSAASQNVSSLINKEDMLNASLTERERTCPPGWMMSNHTCYFFSYGTGSWEKGRQDCTNREADLAIINSVNEQMLLSDFIEEDTHIWIGVTDREEEGKWKWIDGAQLSER, from the exons ATGGAGGAAATCTATATCAATCTTAAGCCTGTCAAAACTATTCAGTCAAGATCTGCTTTAAATGAGAGag GTCCAAGGAGCTCACAGAGATTTCCTGCAGGTTTAATTCTCTGCCTGGGCCTACTGAGTTTTTTCTTGCTGGCAGGGCTCATCATTGTCAGCACCCTTT ATTTTTACTCCACACAGTGTTCAGCTGCTAGTCAAAATGTTTCTTCCCTGATCAACAAAGAAGACATGCTGAACGCCAGTCTCACTGAAAGAG AGAGAACATGCCCTCCAGGATGGATGATGTccaatcatacctgttattttTTCTCTTATGGGACTGGTTCCTGGGAAAAGGGCAGACAGGACTGCACAAACAGAGAGGCTGATCTTGCCATAATAAACAGTGTTAATGAACAG ATGCTCCTCTCTGACTTCATTGAGGAAGATACCCACATTTGGATTGGTGTGActgacagagaagaagaaggcaAATGGAAATGGATCGACGGAGCTCAACTGTCTGAAAGGTAA